The following DNA comes from Treponema sp. J25.
TGCTCCATGATAAGGGAGACTATGGCAAAGGCTTTGCAGAGTTGGTAAAGCAATTTGCAGAAGAACGGGGAATCGAAGTGGCCCTCTTTGAGGGAGTTAACCCCGGTGCCCCTGATTACTCTGCGGTGGTCAATAAGATTGGTAATGCCAAAGTGGATGGCGTTGTGTGGGGTGGCTATCATCCTGAGGCGTCCAAGCTGGTTCAGCAGATGCGAGAAAAGGGAATCAATGTCCCGTTTATCTCTGATGACGGGGTAAAGGATAACACCTTTATCGAGGTAGCGGGGAAATATGCGGAGGGGGTCTATGCTACTGGCCCAACCGATACGACCCAGAATCCCCTTGCTATCAAGGCTATCGAAGATCATAAAAAAGAATTTGGTAGTGAACCCGGAGCTTTCTTCTTGAATGCCTATGCTGCTACCCAGGCTCTTTTGAATGCTATAGCCAAGGCTGGTACCACCGATTATGACAAGGTAGTGGCTGCTTTGCGTTCTGAATATGTAGAGACACCCCTCGGGAACATCAGCTTTGATGAGAAGGGCGATGTCATTGGCTATGGGTTCTCTGTCTTCCAGGTTCAAAATGGTAAATATGTGGAATTAAAGTAGCTAAAGAGATATAATGTATTCAGGCCGTTCCGGGGAATATAGCGGAACGGCTCATTTTTTTTCAGTGTCTCCTGTTGGTATATAATAGGAGTAAGGGTAGAACGCCCGAACATCGAGGACGGAAGGATGGAGTATTTCTTAAAACTCTTGTTAAGTGGTACCACAAAGGGGAGTATTTACGCGTTGATTGCCCTGGGGTACACCATGGTATATGGGGTTATTCAACTCATTAACTTTGCCCACGGCGAAATTTATATGATTGGCGGTTTTACAGCCCTTATTTTTGGAGGCTTTTTATATAGTATGGGATTGCCAGCGCCGGTGGTGTTACTTATTTCAGTGATTCTTGCTATTGTGTACGCAGCATCCTTCGGGTTTACGATTGAGAGAATCGCCTATCGTCCTTTACGGAATAAACCTCGTTTGTCTGCGCTTATCAGTGCTATAGGGATTTCTATCGTATTACAAAATTTTGTGCTTTTGGCTCAAACAGAAAAGTACCTTGCCTATCCTTCATACTTACCGGATCTTCCGTTCTTACAGCCGGTAAAACAATACATAAATGCAACGCAGTTTATTATTTTGATAGTGACAGCCCTCATCATGGTTTTTTTGACCATGTTGATAAAATATACGCGGATTGGAAAAGCCATGCGAGCCACCGCTCAGGATAAGGATATGGCGCAGCTCGTGGGCGTGAATATTAACCAGGTCATATCTATTACGTTTATTATTGGATCAAGCCTCGCTGCCATCGGTGGAGTACTGATTTGTTCCTATATGGGACAGATTAACTATTACATTGGGTTTATTGCGGGTATTAAGGCGTTTGTGGCTGCCGTTCTTGGCGGTATTGGCAGTATCCCGGGGGCGGTGCTCGGCAGTTTTGTCCTTGGATGGACGGAGAGCTTTGGAACCGGCTACCTTTCCAGTGATTACGAAGATGCCTTTGCCCTGCTTATTCTCGTTCTTATCCTTACGGTTAAACCGGAAGGCTTATTGGGTAAAAATCAAAAGCAGAAGGTATAGGTATGAAACAGAACGGGATACTAAAAGATATAGCCCAGGCCTTATTGCAAGGGGTGTGGTTTGTATTTCTCCTTTTCCCCTTGCTTGTAATGAAGGTTTCGGTAGTAGGTGGTGTGGCCTCGGTAACCTTCCGCTGGACCAATATCCCTTTGGTGTTTGTGGCTGCCGTTGGGGGTTCTCTCCTGTGGCGGTGGGCGCTCCGCTGGAATGAACAGAAAGGTGCCAGGGATCCGGAGAATTCCCTGGGGGTTCGTATCCAGAATGGAGTTTCCGCCTTTCTTAAACAAAATCGCCTTGCCCGGGTGGTGCTTCCCCTTCTCTTAATAGGGGCCCTTCTGGCATATCCCCTCGTTTCGGGGATGTACCACACCAATGTAATGATTTCTGCCCTTATTTATGTGATACTTGCCCTGGGGCTTAACATTGTAGTCGGTTTGGGAGGGCTCCTTAATTTAGGGTATGCCGCCTTTTTCGCAGTCGGTGCCTATACCTATGGTCTTCTCTGGAAACATACGGGACCCTGGCTTGCCCAGGTGGGAATAGATCCCTCCTGGCTGTTCTGGATTTCCCTTCCCTTCGCTGGCCTTGTGGCCTTACTTTTTGGGGTTCTCTTGAGTTTACCCGTATTGCGCCTGCGGGGAGATTACCTTGCTATCATCACCTTGGCCTTTGGGGAAATTTTTCGGATGGTCCTTCAGAACTCGGGAGATATCACCGGTGGTGCCACAGGGATCAGCCTTATTCCCCGGCCGTGGTTTTTTGGAGTAAAGCTAACACCCCATATGGCGGCGATCTATATTTACTATATCACCCTGTCTCTTGTGGTTTTTACTATTTTTGTGGTTCGCCGAATCGAAAATTCCCGGGTCGGGCGGGCCCTGGAGGCGATGCGGGAAGATGAAATCGCCTGTGAAGCCATGGGGATAGATCTGGTAAAGAACAAGCTGATTACCTTTGCGTTGGGGGCTTTCTGGGCAGGCGTGGCAGGGGTGCTTCTTGCTGCTCAGACGACCTATATCAATCCTGATAGTTTTACCCTCTGGGAATCGATTATGGTGCTCATGGCGGTGGTTATCGGAGGAACAGGTTCGATTCCGGGGGTTATCGCGGGAACGTTGGTTCTTAAGCTGCTGCCAGAGTATTTCCGGGCCCTGGCCCAGTATCGGATGCTTCTGTATGGAGTGGCCATGATCATAGTAATACTCTTTAAGAGTGATGGGCTTATTCCCCGGCGGCGTACCGAATATCGACTTGAGCAAGAGGGGTCGACATCTCCAGAGGGACACCTATGATACCAATGAAAGAAGACACCATCTTACAAATCGAAGGTCTTTCCATGGTTTTTGGAGGACTTCGAGCAATTGATAATGTGGATTTGTATATTAAGCGAGGTGAGATCTGCGCCCTTATAGGTCCGAATGGGGCTGGTAAGACCACAATTTTCAATTGTATTACGGGGGTCTATAAACCTACGGAAGGCACGATAGCTATCCGGAATCGAGATGGCACTCCAGAATACATCCATGGCTTAAAACCCCATGTAATTAATAAAAAGGGCCTTGCTCGGACCTTCCAGAACATCCGTCTTTTTTCCAACATGACCGTTTTGGAAAACGTTATGATTGGACGGCACAACTCCCTTACGGCGGGAGTGTTTCGTTCTATTTTTCGAGATGCGGCTACTCGACAAGAGGAAGAGCGGGTTATCGAAGAAAGCTATCAAATCCTAAGAAAGCTGAACCTTCATGAATTCGTGAATGAACGGGCATGCAATCTTCCCTATGGAGCACAGCGACGGCTGGAAATCGCCCGGGCGTTGGCGACCGATCCCTTCTTGTTGCTTCTGGATGAACCGGTGGCCGGTATGAACCCGCAGGAAACAAAGGAACTGGAGGAAACAATCCACCTTATCCGGGAAGAGGGACATCTTACGATTCTGCTCATTGAACATGACATGAGTCTTGTGATGAATGTATCAGAGCGCATATATGTGCTTGATTATGGACGGCTCATCGCCGAGGGAAGTCCTGGGGAGATAAAGTCCAATCCAGAAGTGATAAAGGCCTATCTGGGAGAAGCGTAGTATGGCAGTAATGGAGTTACGGGGCGTTCACACCTATTATGGCAATATTCATGCCCTGCGGGATATTTCGATTTCCGTAGAGGAAGGGGAAATCGTTACCCTCATTGGGGCCAATGGGGCAGGAAAAACAACCACCCTGATGAGTATCTGTGGTATTGTACCAGTGAGGGAAGGGGAGATTTATCTGGATGGGGTAAATATTACCCATCTTCCTCCCCACAAAATTGTGGAAATGGGGGTTTCCCAGGTACCAGAGGGACGCCGGATTTTCCCCCAGCTGACGGTGGCGGAAAACCTTGAAATGGGGGCTTACCTGCGAAAAGACAAGGACGCCATAAAGAGTGACATGGATCGGGTGTTTGATCTTTTCCCCCGCCTTGCGGAACGAAAAAACCAACTGGGAGGGACCTTGAGTGGGGGGGAACAACAGATGCTAGCCATTTCACGGGCTCTTATGGCCCGCCCTCGCATCCTTTTGATGGATGAGCCCTCCCTGGGGCTTGCACCCCTCATTGTTCAACATATTTTTGAGATTATCAAAAATATCAATGAGGAAAATCGAACCACCATTTTTCTGGTAGAACAGAATGCCCATATGGCCTTAAAAATCGCCCATAAAGGGTATGTTTTGCAGAATGGGGTCATAAAACTGAGTGATACGGCTGAACGATTATTGGCCAATGAAGAGGTGCAACGGGCCTATTTAGGGTTATAATAGAAGGTGGAGGTGTCGCTATGAACGTAGGACAACGAATGACAAGGAATCCCATAACCATCACGCCGGATATGTCGGTACCTGATGCGCAGGCCCTTATGAGAAAAGAAAAGATCCGGCGTCTCCCGGTGCTGGATAAGAATGGCAAACTGGTCGGTATTGTGACTGCCCGGGATCTGATTCATGCGTCCCCTTCGCCTGCGACAAGCCTGGACATGTATGAACTGCATTATCTGCTTTCGAAATTAAAGGTTGAAAAAGTGATGAGCCATCCGGTTATTACGGTCACCGAGGATCTCCCTATCGAAGAAGCGGCCCGTATCATGGCGGATAATAATATCTCTGGTCTTCCGGTAATGCGCGGTGAAGTGTTAGTAGGAATTATTACCGAATCGGACCTCTTTAAGTTATTTATTGAGCTTTTTGGGGCCCGGCATCAGGGTATCCGTCTTACCGTATTGCTTCCTGAAAAACGGGGAGAACTGGCGGAGGTATCGAGCGCCATAGCTAAAAACGGGGGAAACATCATTTCCTTTGCCACCTTTGAAGGGGAGGACCCCACCAATTCCTACTGTACGATTAAGGTGAATGGGATTGATCGGGAAACGCTCCTTGATGTGATAACACCCCTGGTTACTCGTATTGTGGATATCCGGGAAAGCTAGCAAATCCTTTACCCAGGTTATGAAATTGCCTGGATCGAAAGGACTTGAGGGATACTGCGGAGGTTTTTCATTACCTGTTTCAGGTCGTTGCGATGTTCCAGTTTCATGGTAAAGTAGCCTGTTAAACGGTCGGCACTTATTTCCTCAAGGCGGCCTTCCAGCAGATGCCCCTGTTGTTTTCGTATTGCCCCTTCTATGGCGGAAAAGAGGTCCGCCGTTTTGCGGGCTTCGATCTTAAAATGTTTAACCAGGGTGCTTTCGGCATTTTCCCACTCTACCTCCACCCGCCGTTTTTCAAAGTCCGGGATGGAAGCAATGTTCCGACAGCTTTTCTTGTGGATAATGATTCCCCGCCCGCGGGAAACGTACCCTACGATAGGATCGCCGGTTATGGGCCGGCAGCATTGGGCAAAGCGGATCATCATGTTTTTTTCATCTTCCACACGGACCTGCAGGATGCTGCTTTGCCCTGGCGGTAGGGAAGGCTGAACGGTTTGCACAGAAGGTTCTGGTTTAGGGGCGACGGGCGCTTGCTGACTCACCGCCGCAGTAGTGCCAGCGGATGCAGAGGGTATTGTGGCGGGCCTTTTCTTAGCCACAATGTTTTTATCGATGATAAGGGTTTCATCGTGCTGTTGAAGCCATGAGCGGATTTTACTCCTGGCCCGGGCGGTTTTTACGGCCCGAAGCCAGTTAAGGTGGGGATGGGCCTGAGGGGAGGTTAGAATCTCTACCACCTGGGTGTTTTTTAATTCCGCTGTAAGGGGAATGATAGCCCCGTCAGCTTTTGCTCCATAGCAATGGTCCCCAATATCGGTATGGATGTGATAGGCAAAATCAATGGGCGTAGACCCTGCCGGTAGTTCTATCACCTTGCCTTTGGGGGTAAACACAAAGATGGAATCTTTTAGAAGTTCCCGCTTGATATCATCCAGGAAGGTCGTCATATCTAGATCCTTCCAGGCCTTAAGCCGATTCACGATGGAAAGATCCTCGGGACGAACGATTTCCTTGGTGGTCCCCTTTTTATAAAGCCAGTGGCTCGCAATTCCATACTCGGCCACCTGATGCATGTCCCAGGTGCGGATCTGGATTTCCAGCAGTTTACCGTCGTAACTCATCACGGTGGTATGGAGACTCTGATAGCCGTTTGATTTGGGCATGGCGATATAGTCTTTAAAACGCCCTTCGATGGGTTTCCACAGCCGGTGTACGGTTCCCAGCAGGGTGTAGCAATCTTCGACGGTGTTGCAAAGAATACGGATCCCAAATAGATCATACAATTCGTCGGGATTCTTATTCCGTTTGCGCATTTTCTGGTAGATTGAGTAAAAATGTTTCGCCCTGGCATTCACGGTGACGGGAATGCCGAGATTTTTGGTTTCCTTGTAGAGGGCTTCCTGGACCTTTTCTAGAAATTCGGTACGGGCGCTCTTTTTTAAGGCTACGATGTTTTTGATTTGATCATATACGTCCCGGTTAAGATGTTTCAGGGAAAGGTCTTCTAATTCATCCTTAAGCCAGGAAATACCGAGGCGATCCGCAAGGGGCGCGTAAATGTCCAGACATTCCTGGGCATTCAGCTTTCTTCGTTCCTCAGGGAGATGATCCAGGGTGCGCATGTTGTGAAGCTTGTCGGCCAGTTTTATAAGGATCACCCGAATATCCTGGACCATGGCGAAAAGCATCTTTCGAATGTTTTCGGCTTCCTGAATCGTTTTGTTGTTGGCCTGGATGTCGGCAATTTTGGTGACCCCCTCTACCAGTTTAAGGACCGTTTTCCCGAACTTCTCTTCGATTTCTGCAGGGGTAGCGCTGGTGTCTTCCAGGGTATCGTGTAAAAGGGCCGCAATAATGGTGTCAGCGTCCAGGCGGAGATCCAGCAGGATAAGCGCCACTTCAAGGGGGTGAATAAAATAGGGATCCCCGCTGGCCCGTTTCTGTTCCCCATGGAGCGATTCTGACCATGCGAGGGCTTCCCGAAGGCGTTGTTGCTCTTCTTGGGTGTATGCTTCGGTTATCTTTTGTAAAAAAAGCGTAACGAGCTCATCCATTCTGTTTTCTGTTCCACCTTCTCCTGGAGTCGAGGGATTAAAAATCCCTTCGTCCTCGGGGATTTCAGGGTCTCTTTCCCTTCTATCATCTTAAAAATTTACAAAAAACCTTAGGTATTTGACCAGCCGCTAGGGCTTAATTCCCCGACTTACCCGGGGTAGCCCCGCCAGGTCGCTATAGGTATCTATCCCTATAAAGCCCGCTTTGTGCAAGAGGGTCCGTATGGATTCGACTTGACTGCTGTCGGATTCAAGAAAAAGGGCTCCCCCTGGTTCAAGGTACGAGGGCGCCATGGCGATGATACGTCGAATAAGATCCAGCCCATCGTCCCCCCCATCTAAGGCGCCAAGCGGTTCCTGTTGGACCTCTCTGGAAAGATGAGAAATCAGCGACCGGGGCACGTAGGGCGGGTTGGTGACAATACAATGAAAGGTCCCCCGGATGTTCTCGAAAAGATCGCCCCGACAAAAGTGGATGGCCCCGGGTCCTACAAGGCGCTCGGCGTTTTTCTGGGCAATCGCCAGGGCCCTCTCTGAAATATCGCTGGCCCATACCTCAAGGGAGGGAAGTAGCCTTTTTATGGCCACCGCGATACAACCAGATCCTGTGCAGAGATCGAGGGCTCGAAGGGAAGCTCCGGTTGTGACGGGCCTTTTAGAGAATTCTCTCAGCCAGGCCAGGGCCTGTTCAACAAGACCCTCTGTTTCGGGCCGGGGTACAAGCACATCGGGGGTCACAATAAAATCAAGGCCCATAAATTCCCGGTGTCCCGTAAGGTATGCCACACACAGACCTTTGCGCCGCTCCTCGAGGAGGGTCCTATAAGCGTTCCATTGGGATGGGGTAAGGGATGCCTCTGGATGGGCAAGGAGCCAGCTGCGATCAACCCCGAGGACATGGGCAAGAAGAAGCGCCGCATCTAAAGGGGCGCTTTCGATGCCCGCTTCCTGTAAATGTGTGCTACCGTAGCGACGAGCTTCGGCAATGTTCATGAAGCGGTGGCTTTAAGGAGTTCTTCCCGGGCAGAGAGTTTTAGGGCGTCGAAGAGTTCCTGCAGGTCCCCCTGCATGATAAGGTCAAGCTTATACAGGGTGAGGTTGATCCGGTGGTCCGTAAGTCGATTCTGCGGAAAGTTATAGGTCCTGATTCGTTCGGACCGATCCCCGGTTCCTACCTGGCTTTTGCGGGCCTCCGCCCGTTCTGCCTGGCGTTTGGCTTCTTCCATTTCGAATAAGCGGGCCCGCAGAATGCGCATGGCCTTGGCTTTGTTCTTGATCTGGCTTTTTTCGTCCTGGCAGTGGACCACGATTCCCGTCGGAAGGTGGGTAATGCGGACCGCCGAATCGGTGGTGTTTACGCACTGGCCCCCCGGACCACCGGCCCGCATGACATCGATCCGCAGGTCCTCGGGCCGAATTTCTATTTCTGTTTCTTCCGCCTCTGGGAGAACCGCTACCGTCACCGTAGAGGTATGGATTCGTCCTGAAGCTTCGGTGGCGGGGACCCGTTGTACCCGATGCACCCCCGATTCATACCGCAGGTTCTCGTACACATTTTTCCCCGCAATGGAAAAAATAATTTCCTTTAAGCCACCGAGTTCGGTTTCATTGGAACTCATGACTTCGATTTTCCAGCCCTGGTTTTCTGCATACCGGGAGTACATACGAAAGAGGTCCGCCGCAAACAGGGCCGCTTCATCTCCACCCGCACCGCCTCGAATCTCCATGATGATGTTTTTTTCGTCCAGGGGATCCCGGGGAATCAAAAGGAACTTAAGACGGTCCTTCGCATCCTGTAACTGAATCTCCAGTTCCCGCAGTTCTTCTTTTATCAGTTCCTTCATGCCCGGGTCTTTTTCTTCTTTAAGTAAGGCTTCGGTTTCCTGGATGTTTTTCTCTAATTCTTCGCAGCGCCGGTGGGCTTCCACGATTTCTGAGAGCTGGGCGTGCTCTTTCATGACGTCCCGGTATTTTTTGGGGTCCTTTGCCAGGTTGGGATCTTGAACCAGCAGGTCCAGCTCTTTAAATCGTTCCTGTATCGATACGAGTCGCTCGTTCACTTAGTCCTTCTCCTTAAAATAGGGACAGGTGTAAATAACCAGTTCCATCTGAATCTCTTCGTGGTTAAAGGGTTTTACGGCATCCATCAGGGCCTTTTGAATACGGCAATGATTGTGTTGTACACAGATAGGGCAGGCCCCGTTGCCACGGGAATTGAGCTCTATATTCATACTTCAGCATATCAAAAATTGATGTTTTTCGCAATCTCTGATTGACGGCTCCATTCATACAAAAGATACCGAAGTCGGTCATCAATCAGTTTTAAATGCTGTTGACAGGTGGGGCACAAAAAACGGCCCCCCGCATCCAGATGTTCTTTGGCACACTGGATACAGTAAATTTTCCCGCAGGAAGGACACATACCGGCGGGAAGGTCCTCCGGAGGCTGGGCCACCAGCTTGAGGGGCGGCACGGGAGGAAGCTGTCGGGGAAGTCGCCACAGGCGCTGACAGACCGAACAGGTGACTTTCTCCGTGGTACTTTCAAGGTATTGTTCTTCTAATGCCGTAATAGCAGCCTCCAATTCCGTATCCTCTCTGTTTCGAAGGGTCTTAAGCTTATCGATAAGTTCCCGGGCCTGTTGCCAGCGTCCCATGGTGAGGTACAGCCAGGCCAGTTCTTGATACAGATGGACCTCCTCTGGGGCGGCTTCGATTGCCAATCGGTAGGCCACTTCTGCCCGGGGGAATTCCCCTTTCTTGGTGGCCACATAGCCAATAAGATCCAGAATACGGGAAAGGTAGGGCTCTTTCCCTTCGGTTTCATAGGCATCTGCCAGGATATCGTCCGCTTCTCCGTACAACCCCATATCGATAAGCAGGTGTGCCCGGGAAAGTTGGTATTCAATGGATCGGGGATTCTTTCTCAGCGCTTCCTGAAAAGCCTCGTCTGCTTCTTCAAACCGTCCGAGACGATACAGGATGGTTCCCTTTTCGTGAGCCGCTTCTCCGGTGGTATCGTCGTGCTCGTAGCGACTTACCAGTTCTAGGGCCTGGGCAGGCTCTCCCTGAAGGTACAGAAGCTCTGCCTGGTTGATAATGAGGGGTATTTCTTCGCCTAAGAGTTCCCGGGCCTTTTCAAGATGAATTTTGGCGGTCGTTACATCTCCCTTTGCCATGGCGATCTGGGCGGCCAGGTTGTGGATCCATCCATTACCGGGATCCAGCCGCAGGGCCTCTTCCAGGTGATAGAGGGTTTTTCCATCATGGGTGGAGCCATAGAGGATGAAGCGGCTCTCGGCAAGTCGAAAATGAAAGGTTGCCACCGCAGGATCGAGGGCAATGGCTTCTTCTAATAGGGAGAGCGCCTTTTTCCGATGCCCCTCCTGAATGCTGATCAGGGCCAGGAGATACGGAACGGCCGCGTCTTCCTGGGCATTAAGGGTGTGGGCCCGTTCCAGTTCATGTTGCGCTTTGGGGTATTCTTCCACCGCAAAAAAATACTTCCCTATAATCCCGTGGGCCTCGGCAGAGCTAGACCCCAGTTCCTGGAGTCGGGGGATAAGAAGCTCCAGGTCATGATACTGTTCCTGGTTAAGGAACAGTTTCCCTGCCTTACAGTACCATCGCAGGGCTTCCTCTGGGTTTCCCAGTTTTTCGAAGGTGGAGCCAATGTTTTGGGCCAAAAGGCCGTTGTCATTATCCTTTTGAAAGGCCTCCTGATAGGAACTCAGGGCCTCTTCGTACAGGCCAAGCTGAAAGGCCCCGTGGGCCTGCAAGGTGTGAAGCACCGGATCCTGGGGAAAAAAGCCCAGGGCTTCCCGGGTAAGCTCTATCAATTCTCCGTAGCGGTCCTGGAGATACAGGATTTTTGCCTTCTCTGCCAGGGCAGCGCGGGATTCTTCGGCCTGACTATCTACTTCTATGCAGTGGTCGAAATATTCTTCCGCTTCTTGGTGAAGCCCCAGGAGCAGGGCCGAACGACCCGCCAACAGCAGTTCCGAAGCTGTCCGAGGACCAGGACGTTCTTTCCAAAGCCGTTTCAGCTGAACCAGGGCTGCGTGGGGTTGGTTCATCACAAAAAAGGTTTCCGCCAGATTATAGCGAGCACTGGGACTAATCGGGATAAAAGAGGTCCAGCGGATGTAATAGGCTTCTACGTTCAAAGGCCGGGAATCCACGTGGAGATGGCGGAAGAGGAGAGATGCCGATTGGTGAGTTTCCTTTGGTTTTTCGTAAAGCACTCCCAAAAGGGCAAGCCGACCTTCGGGAATGGTGGCATCCTGGATTTCGGCGGCCCATCGATTGTTGATAAGAATACACATCCGTTCCCCAGAGACGATAAGCCCAATTTGAACCGCCGTGATTGGGACGGAAAGGGATACCGGCGGAACAGAGGGGTTTTCTTGCCTTGTCTTCTCAGACTGGAACTGTTCTCTGGTTTTCCCTGAAGCTTCCTTTTCCTGACTCCGGGGTATTTCGGTCCACCCAATAAGAGGCATGGTCCGGCCGTTAAAGAGGAGATCCAGCCGAAAATAGCCCCTATTGGAAACCAGCAGGGAATAATAGGAACTGTCATCAACCCGATGAAACTGAAGCCCCCCCGCATAATACGCCGTAGGTGTAGAAAAATGAACATCAAGCTGAATAAAAAGATCTTGATAGC
Coding sequences within:
- a CDS encoding CBS and ACT domain-containing protein, giving the protein MNVGQRMTRNPITITPDMSVPDAQALMRKEKIRRLPVLDKNGKLVGIVTARDLIHASPSPATSLDMYELHYLLSKLKVEKVMSHPVITVTEDLPIEEAARIMADNNISGLPVMRGEVLVGIITESDLFKLFIELFGARHQGIRLTVLLPEKRGELAEVSSAIAKNGGNIISFATFEGEDPTNSYCTIKVNGIDRETLLDVITPLVTRIVDIRES
- a CDS encoding ABC transporter ATP-binding protein; this translates as MAVMELRGVHTYYGNIHALRDISISVEEGEIVTLIGANGAGKTTTLMSICGIVPVREGEIYLDGVNITHLPPHKIVEMGVSQVPEGRRIFPQLTVAENLEMGAYLRKDKDAIKSDMDRVFDLFPRLAERKNQLGGTLSGGEQQMLAISRALMARPRILLMDEPSLGLAPLIVQHIFEIIKNINEENRTTIFLVEQNAHMALKIAHKGYVLQNGVIKLSDTAERLLANEEVQRAYLGL
- a CDS encoding branched-chain amino acid ABC transporter permease, which encodes MKQNGILKDIAQALLQGVWFVFLLFPLLVMKVSVVGGVASVTFRWTNIPLVFVAAVGGSLLWRWALRWNEQKGARDPENSLGVRIQNGVSAFLKQNRLARVVLPLLLIGALLAYPLVSGMYHTNVMISALIYVILALGLNIVVGLGGLLNLGYAAFFAVGAYTYGLLWKHTGPWLAQVGIDPSWLFWISLPFAGLVALLFGVLLSLPVLRLRGDYLAIITLAFGEIFRMVLQNSGDITGGATGISLIPRPWFFGVKLTPHMAAIYIYYITLSLVVFTIFVVRRIENSRVGRALEAMREDEIACEAMGIDLVKNKLITFALGAFWAGVAGVLLAAQTTYINPDSFTLWESIMVLMAVVIGGTGSIPGVIAGTLVLKLLPEYFRALAQYRMLLYGVAMIIVILFKSDGLIPRRRTEYRLEQEGSTSPEGHL
- the prfA gene encoding peptide chain release factor 1: MNERLVSIQERFKELDLLVQDPNLAKDPKKYRDVMKEHAQLSEIVEAHRRCEELEKNIQETEALLKEEKDPGMKELIKEELRELEIQLQDAKDRLKFLLIPRDPLDEKNIIMEIRGGAGGDEAALFAADLFRMYSRYAENQGWKIEVMSSNETELGGLKEIIFSIAGKNVYENLRYESGVHRVQRVPATEASGRIHTSTVTVAVLPEAEETEIEIRPEDLRIDVMRAGGPGGQCVNTTDSAVRITHLPTGIVVHCQDEKSQIKNKAKAMRILRARLFEMEEAKRQAERAEARKSQVGTGDRSERIRTYNFPQNRLTDHRINLTLYKLDLIMQGDLQELFDALKLSAREELLKATAS
- a CDS encoding branched-chain amino acid ABC transporter substrate-binding protein, encoding MKKRVLVLSGVLLALSLVLVGCQGGGGGSIKIGVAGAHSGDLASYGLPSVNAAKLVVKEINEKGGINGRKVELVVEDDQCKPELATTAASKLVSNKVVAVIGHICSGATKSALGIYKDSKVITISPSATNPPLTQSGEYPNFFRTIAPDDAQARLAVTFIAEKLGLKKLAVLHDKGDYGKGFAELVKQFAEERGIEVALFEGVNPGAPDYSAVVNKIGNAKVDGVVWGGYHPEASKLVQQMREKGINVPFISDDGVKDNTFIEVAGKYAEGVYATGPTDTTQNPLAIKAIEDHKKEFGSEPGAFFLNAYAATQALLNAIAKAGTTDYDKVVAALRSEYVETPLGNISFDEKGDVIGYGFSVFQVQNGKYVELK
- a CDS encoding ABC transporter ATP-binding protein gives rise to the protein MKEDTILQIEGLSMVFGGLRAIDNVDLYIKRGEICALIGPNGAGKTTIFNCITGVYKPTEGTIAIRNRDGTPEYIHGLKPHVINKKGLARTFQNIRLFSNMTVLENVMIGRHNSLTAGVFRSIFRDAATRQEEERVIEESYQILRKLNLHEFVNERACNLPYGAQRRLEIARALATDPFLLLLDEPVAGMNPQETKELEETIHLIREEGHLTILLIEHDMSLVMNVSERIYVLDYGRLIAEGSPGEIKSNPEVIKAYLGEA
- a CDS encoding branched-chain amino acid ABC transporter permease LivH (LivHMGF is the membrane component of the LIV-I/LS branched-chain amino acid transporter) is translated as MEYFLKLLLSGTTKGSIYALIALGYTMVYGVIQLINFAHGEIYMIGGFTALIFGGFLYSMGLPAPVVLLISVILAIVYAASFGFTIERIAYRPLRNKPRLSALISAIGISIVLQNFVLLAQTEKYLAYPSYLPDLPFLQPVKQYINATQFIILIVTALIMVFLTMLIKYTRIGKAMRATAQDKDMAQLVGVNINQVISITFIIGSSLAAIGGVLICSYMGQINYYIGFIAGIKAFVAAVLGGIGSIPGAVLGSFVLGWTESFGTGYLSSDYEDAFALLILVLILTVKPEGLLGKNQKQKV
- the prmC gene encoding peptide chain release factor N(5)-glutamine methyltransferase, which gives rise to MNIAEARRYGSTHLQEAGIESAPLDAALLLAHVLGVDRSWLLAHPEASLTPSQWNAYRTLLEERRKGLCVAYLTGHREFMGLDFIVTPDVLVPRPETEGLVEQALAWLREFSKRPVTTGASLRALDLCTGSGCIAVAIKRLLPSLEVWASDISERALAIAQKNAERLVGPGAIHFCRGDLFENIRGTFHCIVTNPPYVPRSLISHLSREVQQEPLGALDGGDDGLDLIRRIIAMAPSYLEPGGALFLESDSSQVESIRTLLHKAGFIGIDTYSDLAGLPRVSRGIKP
- a CDS encoding bifunctional (p)ppGpp synthetase/guanosine-3',5'-bis(diphosphate) 3'-pyrophosphohydrolase, which translates into the protein MDELVTLFLQKITEAYTQEEQQRLREALAWSESLHGEQKRASGDPYFIHPLEVALILLDLRLDADTIIAALLHDTLEDTSATPAEIEEKFGKTVLKLVEGVTKIADIQANNKTIQEAENIRKMLFAMVQDIRVILIKLADKLHNMRTLDHLPEERRKLNAQECLDIYAPLADRLGISWLKDELEDLSLKHLNRDVYDQIKNIVALKKSARTEFLEKVQEALYKETKNLGIPVTVNARAKHFYSIYQKMRKRNKNPDELYDLFGIRILCNTVEDCYTLLGTVHRLWKPIEGRFKDYIAMPKSNGYQSLHTTVMSYDGKLLEIQIRTWDMHQVAEYGIASHWLYKKGTTKEIVRPEDLSIVNRLKAWKDLDMTTFLDDIKRELLKDSIFVFTPKGKVIELPAGSTPIDFAYHIHTDIGDHCYGAKADGAIIPLTAELKNTQVVEILTSPQAHPHLNWLRAVKTARARSKIRSWLQQHDETLIIDKNIVAKKRPATIPSASAGTTAAVSQQAPVAPKPEPSVQTVQPSLPPGQSSILQVRVEDEKNMMIRFAQCCRPITGDPIVGYVSRGRGIIIHKKSCRNIASIPDFEKRRVEVEWENAESTLVKHFKIEARKTADLFSAIEGAIRKQQGHLLEGRLEEISADRLTGYFTMKLEHRNDLKQVMKNLRSIPQVLSIQAIS